The sequence below is a genomic window from Monodelphis domestica isolate mMonDom1 chromosome 2, mMonDom1.pri, whole genome shotgun sequence.
GACCCTCAAAACACTCCTTCCCTTTCTGCTGGGGCAATGCCTCCTGTATGTCTCCCCAGGGCCCTCCTTTGAGGGCCTTTGCCTCTCATACATCTCCCTTCCACTCTGGGGTGCTATCCCCATCTTCTGCCTCATTCCCACTCCCCTGAGAACCGGGGGACAGTTCCCACTCCCATCTTGGGGGTGTGACACCTCCAAACTCTCAACTTCAGGGTGATTTTTTAGCTGTAACCAGAGCCGACAATCTAACTTCCTCCTGTCCCCCCATTTTGGCCTCCCCTGCCCCCCTTGTTATGGGGAGGGGTCCCCAGATGGGGGTCCCAGTCCCCTTTGATTTCTCAGGAGCGCCTGGGGGGGCTCAGCACGCACAAACTCCCTCTCCTTCCACCACTCTTCTTAAACTCACTCCCTCCCACCTTGACCCTAGATGGGGAGGAGGGGGCCACTAGGGGCAGGGAAGGAGGGGTTGGGCAGGGGGGATGGGagtcttctccccttcctcccacaCCTGATCTGCTCTTGGCTGGTCCCAGAGCGGGGTGAGGGGTCTTATGCCCCAGCCTCCCCTGGTgtgttgggtgggtgggtgggagaaCTGAGGCAACAGGGAGAGGTTGGGGTTTATGAGGGTGGTATATGTTTATGGGGACACCAATTTATCTGCCTCCCCTAATTCTCTcctgctcccttccttcctcctgcgctctctctctctctctctctctctctctctctctctctctctctctctctctctctctctctctctctctctctctctctctctctttctgtctttctctctctctctctctctctctctctctctctctctctctctctctctctctctctctctctctctctctctctctctctctctctctctctctctctctctctcttctgtctttctctccttcctcttggtCTCTACTcccagggggaggggggaacttACTCTAGGAAAAGCCATGTCTCTCTCCCCCGAGGGTGGGGTGGCGTAGGGGGCccccttctgtgtctctgtcccCTTGGGAGGTGGGACAGGGCTGggcttccctcttcccctccttcctccccccattCTCTTACCGCCAGCTCCACAATTTTTTGGTGTTTCTCTCTGTACATAGCTCTTTGGTGGGATGGGAAAGGTACGATGGATGAGATTTGGGGGATGGTGGccatgggggaggagggaaccCCCCTCCTTGGCATCCCCTTCCTCCTGACTGCCATCCCCCTTCCTTGCCttgctcttttattttgtttggtaTTGGGGCCCTTGCCCTACTGCCCTGCCCCATCTACCCATATTATTCTTTTGTATGGACAGTTCTCCCACAATTCCACTCTCCTCACATACCCAGCCGGGGCCGAATTTATAGTATATAGAAGTTGTAAATATGTGAAATTTTATCCCCTGTGCCCTTTCCTCCTTTGCCTCCCCCCTACTTTAGGCCCCACTTAAATTActcccccccctttcctttcccttctttggcTGTTGTAATTATCTGGGGTTTGTACTGTACATAtccagggtgtgtgtgtgtgtgtgtgtgtgtgtgtgtgtgtgggctgGGGGGTGATTCCTCTGTACAAAGTTTCCTGGCCCTCTCCTCTTCTGTGCTCCCTGTCCTCCCTTCTAAGGGTGGGAGACTTGCCCTACctctggttatttttttttctggttcttccctccccccccccccatccatccACAGCCTTCTCTGACCCTCTCCCCCCCATCCTGTTTTTCTCCACTCCCagccccatttcctttttttctggagTGTGTGGTGAAACAGAAAATCATGTTTAATAAAAAGGAGATTGTTCTTTTATTGCTGTGCTCCTGACTTTCTCCCTGCCCAACCCATGCaggaccccccaccccccccatagTAGTAGAGGGATCTCTTCAGTGGAGGCAGGACCGGGAGCCATTGATTACATTATTCCCCTATGATATCTGCTCTGACTTTACTActcagatttattttaaagttattaagGGCTGTCACTCTGGGGGAAGGGCCCTCCCTTTTCAACCAGAAGGGCCTCTTTTTAGGCTATCTCCCTGCCCCAAATTTGGAATTTGCCTTACCTCTCCTGGAGCTCCTTGTTGTCTTTGCCCTTTATACACCAGGGCACGTGCCAAGGGTGGCCAGACCAAGAGGTAAGGAGCTAGGATTGACTGATACTTGGATAAAGGGCtgcaataaatttttttttcaaaaacttatTACCCCCACGTTTTTTCTCTATTGTTGGTTGGTTAAAGCAGCTTTGTGTGTCTCAGGTTGTGATATCTCTAGCATTTGTGTCTTGCTGTTTGAAGTTCCCTGTTGAGAAGACAATCCTTGAGATTCCCAAAGACAGGGTCCCTACACCTTTAATGACAGAATAAATGCAATCCATAATAGTACTTATTACGGTGATTTCAAGGGTGACACATGAAATTTGTGACTTTAGGGCCGGGGTTTGGCCATCTTTGGTACTGACCGTCgtttgttgctgctgctgctgcttctggcTTTCCAGTCGCTTTTCCTTTGGGACATCTTCACCCGTCCCCGCAGAGCGGTTCAGTCCCTCTGCCCCTTCCCTTAAACCGTTGCTAAAAGCCTAGATTCTCTCCCCTTGACGCTCTGCGAGTCCTGGCGAAGGCGGCCAATCTTAGCGAAGCTTGTATACGCATTGCAAAAGCTGATTTCTGATTGGCCGCTGCTCTAGGCTCCGCCCAATCGTGTTGAGGCTGGTGTTCAGGCGTGGAGGAGGCGGTGCGTTTCCTGCTTGCGGAGAGTTCTCTTGGAGGTACAGCGAGGCGGGAGGAGGGGCTCCTCGGCTCCGGGTAACGGGAGGCTGGGGAAGGGGCGGGCGGAGATCCTCGCGGCAGCCCAGGAGCGAGCGCGGGATGGCACGGGCATTGCCGGGTCTCTCGCTTCCGGAGTCGGAGGGCAGCGACCCGGGGACAGCCGAGGTGTTAGCGGCTGAGGTCGTGGACTGTGGCGAGGGGGCGCGGCGGGGTGTGTGGGGCCGGAGGCAGCCGCCCACCCCGGGACCGCGGGCCACGCCCAGGAAGCCGGCTggccggaggaggaggaggaggaggaggaggaggaggaagggggtcGGGGACTGAGAGTTGGACCACTAGTGGGACCCAGAGCCTCCTCGGTCTGGGGGCTTCTCTGACTTCGTGTCTTTCCTCCACAGCCTCTGCCTAGGCGGGAGGAGCTCTTCCTCGATCGTCTCCGGGAGCGCCACATCCCCTCGAACGGCCCGTCCTCCTCCTCTGGTGGCCATGGAGACCCCTTCCCCTTTGGCCCCCGTGCCCCCTTCCCCAGGTTGCGCCCCAGCTGCCTCATGCCCAGGCTCAGCTCCCAGGACCATCCAAATTGAGTTTCCCCAGCATAGCTCCTCTCTTCTGGAGGCCCTAAACCGCCACCGTTTGGAAGGGAAGTTTTGTGATGTGTCCCTCCAGGTGCAGGGCCGGGAGCTCCGGGCCCACAAGGCCGTGCTGGCTGCCGCCTCTCCTTATTTTCATGACAAACTACTTCTGGGGGATGCACCAAGGCTCATTCTGCCTAATGTCATCGAAGCAGATGCCTTTGAGGGGCTGCTCCAGCTTATCTACTCAGGGCGCTTGCGCCTGCCACTGGACGCTCTCCCTGCTCACCTCCTTGTTGCCAGCGGCCTTCAGATGTGGCAGGTTGTGGATCAGTGCTCTGAGATCCTGAGGAAGCTCGGTGGGGGAACCTCAAACCACACCCTCCTCCTGTCTTCCTCATCCTCCCCTGGGATCTGGTGCTCCCGCCCAGCTCCATCCCAGCCTCCCATACAGCCCCTTGTACAGCCCTCTGTACAGCCCCCTGTACAACCCCTCGTACAGCCCCCTGTACAGCCCCTTACTCCCTCGGAGAGCCCTGTGGTAGGAATGGGTGGTGAGCTGGGAGAGGTGCTGCAGATTCAggtggaagaagaagaggaagaagaggaggaggaagaagaggaagaagaacaaaGAACCTTACCAGTAGTTCCTCAGACACAAACCCAAAGAGTGGCAGGAGTAGCCCCTCTTCTTTGTGCCCCCACTACACTGCTTGTTTCTACCACCACTCGAAGGTTACCAGATGGTGAAGGAGCACCAGTTGAAGCTCTCACCCCTCCCGCCCCATTGCCCCCAAAAATCATCTACATTAAGCAAGAGAAAGTTGAGACTGAGGAAGAAGTGGTTGTGGGTGGGGCCCAGCCTGGGGGAGGAATGGAAGAGTCCAGAGGAGGATTTTCTGGTGGGGGCACTGGAACAGGAGGAGGGGATCTTGTATTCCTGCTGCCCCCCAGTGCAGGGGGAACTTCCAATGGAGGTGGCCCATCCTGGAAACCAGTAGATCTCCACGGGAATGAAATTTTGTCTGGGGGTGCTGGACCAGGAGGGACAGGACAAGCTGTGCACGGGCCAGTAAAGCTAGGGGGAGCACCACCCCCTGATGGCAAACGCTTTGGCTGCTTGTGTGGAAAGAGGTTTGCAGTGAAGCCAAAACGTGACCGCCACATCATGCTGA
It includes:
- the ZBTB9 gene encoding zinc finger and BTB domain-containing protein 9, coding for METPSPLAPVPPSPGCAPAASCPGSAPRTIQIEFPQHSSSLLEALNRHRLEGKFCDVSLQVQGRELRAHKAVLAAASPYFHDKLLLGDAPRLILPNVIEADAFEGLLQLIYSGRLRLPLDALPAHLLVASGLQMWQVVDQCSEILRKLGGGTSNHTLLLSSSSSPGIWCSRPAPSQPPIQPLVQPSVQPPVQPLVQPPVQPLTPSESPVVGMGGELGEVLQIQVEEEEEEEEEEEEEEEQRTLPVVPQTQTQRVAGVAPLLCAPTTLLVSTTTRRLPDGEGAPVEALTPPAPLPPKIIYIKQEKVETEEEVVVGGAQPGGGMEESRGGFSGGGTGTGGGDLVFLLPPSAGGTSNGGGPSWKPVDLHGNEILSGGAGPGGTGQAVHGPVKLGGAPPPDGKRFGCLCGKRFAVKPKRDRHIMLTFSLRPFGCGVCNKRFKLKHHLTEHMKTHAGALHACPHCSRRFRVHACFLRHRELCKGQGWATAHWTYK